From Phycisphaerales bacterium, a single genomic window includes:
- the rpoB gene encoding DNA-directed RNA polymerase subunit beta, translated as MSTSNIKVRDFSKRGDALPVGDLTQVQTDAYERFLQLTKGPDERDTTIGLEALLREVFPIESYDGTMKLEYINYTLEEPRYTSDECRELRLTYGRPFRIGVRLKREGRPELPEEQIYLGEFPIMMGGGEFIVNGAERVIVSQLHRSPGVDFSIVSAEADRPLHSTRIIPERGSWIELEVTKKDVLAMRIDQSTKLAATTFLRCLDESVAETDAILSLFYEISDIKVENIKPEHWAAESIIDTSTGEELIHVGRQIGEAAGAIMASSLKKVKVIENPSDVLILNTIAEEKLEQFETGDTTYEKALLKIYSKLRPGNPPQVEKAKALFFEKFFDENRYRLGRVGRFRINRKFDLNTPEDMMFIRSEDFLRVIQYLLDLRSGRQDPKTGRPVAMVDDIDHLGNRRLRTLDELAVEELRKGFLKLRRTVQERMSVKDPEELTKIADLVNTKSISSAIDFFFGRSELSQVVDQTNPLSSLVHERRLSALGPGGLNRKRAGFEVRDVHISHYGRICPIETPEGTNIGLIASLGIYSSIDEYGFLRTPYREVSNGKATGKIIQLRADEEMKAILAPSDSLEEGGKLKKGAILARVNGELAEVDSGEVNYLDISPKQIVGISAALIPFLEHDDANRALMGSNMQRQAVPLIKVDPPCVATGIEKAVGHNSGMVVKARNAGTVTFVDSERIIIDNADEYVLRKFVGLNERTCLNQRPVVKLNQKVEKNQVLADGASTKMGELAIGKNVLVAFNTFDGYNFEDAIVINERLVKDDVFTSIHIDAFDVEIRETKLGREEFTRDIPNVSEKMLRNLDESGIIRLGARVGPGDILVGKVSPKSKTELTPEEKLLHAIFGRAGEDVKNDSLEVPAGVEGVVIGARKFSRRLHMNEEQKKQLKKEITTYEAEMDQKAIALFKQMTNAINEALGTPMIDPNTRQKVGASDIPEVILEQIRTFDIKWAKGGKDTRDSAEKLYRQFWPRITAISAEKNRKVSHMKRGDELPTGVLEMVKVYLATKRALSVGDKMAGRHGNKGVIARIVPEEDMPFMEDGTPVEVLLNPLGVPSRMNVGQILETHLGWAAKVLGFQAVTPVFDGATEQQVHDAVAEANKNVEERLANHEKAGTWPHHRELLARMPKGGKIQLFDGRTGEPFNQKTTVGYMYILKLHHLVDDKIHARATGPYSLITQQPLGGKARTGGQRFGEMEVWALEAYGAAYILQELLTVKSDDVEGRTKIYESMVKGTNKLEAGMPVAFDVLCNELKGLGLNITLEKKKLEGGSLL; from the coding sequence ATGTCTACGTCGAATATCAAGGTTCGTGACTTTTCCAAGCGCGGCGACGCGCTCCCCGTGGGCGATCTGACGCAGGTCCAGACCGACGCCTACGAGCGCTTCCTCCAGCTCACCAAGGGGCCGGACGAGCGTGATACCACCATCGGCCTGGAGGCCCTGCTCCGTGAAGTCTTCCCGATCGAAAGCTACGACGGGACGATGAAGCTCGAGTACATCAACTACACCCTGGAGGAGCCCCGGTACACCTCCGACGAGTGCCGCGAGCTCCGCCTCACCTACGGCCGCCCCTTCCGGATCGGCGTCCGCCTCAAGCGCGAAGGCCGCCCCGAGCTCCCCGAGGAGCAGATCTACCTCGGCGAGTTCCCCATCATGATGGGCGGCGGCGAGTTCATCGTGAACGGTGCCGAGCGCGTCATCGTCAGCCAGCTCCACCGCTCCCCCGGCGTTGACTTCTCCATCGTGTCCGCCGAGGCCGACCGCCCGCTCCACTCCACCCGCATCATCCCCGAGCGCGGCAGCTGGATCGAGCTGGAGGTGACCAAGAAGGACGTGCTGGCGATGCGCATCGACCAGTCGACCAAGCTGGCCGCCACCACCTTCCTCCGCTGCCTCGATGAGTCCGTCGCCGAGACCGACGCCATCCTGAGCCTCTTCTACGAGATCAGCGACATCAAGGTGGAGAACATCAAGCCCGAGCACTGGGCCGCGGAGTCGATCATCGACACCAGCACCGGCGAGGAGCTGATCCACGTCGGACGCCAGATCGGCGAGGCCGCGGGCGCCATCATGGCCAGCAGCCTTAAGAAGGTGAAGGTCATCGAGAACCCCAGCGACGTGCTGATCCTCAACACGATCGCCGAGGAGAAGCTCGAGCAGTTCGAGACCGGCGACACCACCTACGAGAAGGCCCTGCTGAAGATCTATTCCAAGCTGCGCCCGGGCAACCCGCCCCAGGTGGAGAAGGCCAAGGCCCTCTTCTTCGAGAAGTTTTTCGACGAGAACCGCTACCGGCTCGGGCGCGTGGGCCGCTTCCGCATCAACCGGAAGTTCGACCTCAACACGCCAGAGGACATGATGTTCATCCGCAGCGAGGACTTCCTGCGGGTGATCCAGTACCTGCTCGACCTCCGCAGCGGTCGCCAGGACCCCAAGACCGGCCGCCCCGTCGCGATGGTCGACGACATCGACCACCTCGGCAACCGCCGCCTCCGCACGCTCGACGAGCTCGCCGTCGAGGAGCTCCGCAAGGGCTTCCTCAAACTGCGCCGCACCGTGCAGGAGCGCATGAGCGTCAAGGACCCCGAGGAGCTCACCAAGATCGCCGACCTGGTGAACACCAAGTCCATTAGCAGCGCCATCGACTTCTTCTTCGGCCGATCCGAGCTCTCGCAGGTCGTTGACCAGACCAACCCGCTCTCGAGCCTCGTGCACGAGCGCCGCCTCTCGGCCCTCGGACCGGGCGGCCTCAACCGCAAGCGCGCCGGCTTCGAAGTCCGCGACGTGCACATCTCCCACTACGGGCGCATCTGCCCCATCGAGACGCCCGAAGGCACCAACATCGGCCTCATCGCCTCGCTGGGCATCTACTCGTCTATCGACGAGTACGGCTTCCTCCGCACGCCCTACCGCGAGGTCAGCAACGGCAAGGCCACCGGCAAGATCATCCAGCTCCGCGCCGACGAGGAGATGAAGGCGATCCTCGCCCCCTCCGACTCGCTCGAAGAGGGCGGCAAGCTCAAGAAGGGCGCCATCCTCGCCCGCGTGAACGGCGAGCTGGCCGAGGTTGATTCCGGCGAGGTTAACTACCTCGACATCAGCCCCAAGCAGATCGTCGGCATCTCGGCCGCGCTCATCCCCTTCCTCGAGCACGACGACGCCAACCGCGCCCTCATGGGTAGCAACATGCAGCGTCAGGCGGTGCCGCTCATCAAGGTCGACCCGCCCTGCGTGGCGACCGGCATCGAGAAGGCCGTGGGCCACAACAGCGGCATGGTGGTGAAGGCCCGCAACGCGGGCACCGTCACCTTCGTGGACTCCGAGCGCATCATCATCGACAACGCCGATGAGTACGTGCTCCGCAAGTTCGTGGGCCTCAACGAGCGCACCTGCCTCAACCAGCGCCCGGTGGTCAAGCTCAACCAGAAGGTCGAGAAGAACCAGGTGCTCGCCGACGGCGCCTCGACCAAGATGGGCGAGCTCGCCATTGGCAAGAACGTGCTCGTCGCGTTCAACACCTTCGACGGGTACAACTTCGAGGACGCCATCGTCATCAACGAGCGTCTGGTGAAGGACGACGTGTTCACGTCGATCCACATCGACGCCTTTGACGTCGAGATCCGCGAGACCAAGCTCGGCCGCGAGGAGTTCACCCGCGACATCCCCAACGTCTCCGAGAAGATGCTCCGCAACCTCGACGAGAGCGGCATCATCCGCCTGGGCGCCCGCGTGGGCCCCGGCGACATCCTGGTGGGCAAGGTCAGCCCCAAGAGCAAGACCGAGCTCACCCCGGAAGAGAAGCTGCTGCACGCCATCTTCGGCCGCGCCGGCGAGGACGTGAAGAACGACTCCCTCGAGGTCCCCGCGGGCGTTGAGGGCGTGGTTATCGGCGCCCGCAAGTTCAGCCGCCGCCTCCACATGAACGAGGAGCAGAAGAAGCAGCTGAAGAAGGAAATCACCACCTACGAAGCGGAGATGGACCAGAAGGCCATCGCCCTCTTCAAGCAGATGACGAACGCGATCAACGAGGCGCTCGGCACCCCGATGATCGACCCCAACACCCGCCAGAAGGTCGGCGCGTCGGACATCCCCGAGGTCATCCTCGAGCAGATCCGCACCTTCGACATCAAGTGGGCCAAGGGCGGCAAGGACACCCGCGACTCGGCCGAGAAGCTCTACCGCCAGTTCTGGCCCCGCATCACCGCCATCAGCGCCGAGAAAAACCGCAAGGTCTCTCACATGAAGCGCGGCGACGAGCTGCCCACCGGCGTGCTCGAAATGGTCAAGGTCTACCTCGCCACCAAGCGGGCCCTGTCCGTCGGTGACAAGATGGCCGGCCGCCACGGCAACAAGGGTGTGATCGCCCGCATCGTCCCCGAAGAGGACATGCCGTTCATGGAGGACGGCACGCCCGTCGAGGTGCTGCTCAACCCGCTGGGCGTGCCCAGCCGTATGAACGTCGGGCAGATCCTGGAGACGCACCTGGGCTGGGCCGCGAAGGTCCTGGGCTTCCAGGCCGTGACCCCCGTGTTCGACGGGGCGACCGAGCAGCAGGTGCACGACGCCGTGGCCGAGGCGAACAAGAACGTCGAGGAGCGTCTGGCCAACCACGAGAAGGCCGGCACCTGGCCGCACCACCGCGAACTGCTGGCCCGCATGCCCAAGGGCGGCAAGATCCAGCTGTTCGACGGCCGGACGGGCGAACCGTTCAACCAGAAGACCACCGTGGGCTACATGTACATCCTGAAGCTCCACCACCTGGTGGACGACAAGATCCACGCCCGCGCCACCGGCCCCTACTCCCTCATCACCCAGCAGCCCCTGGGCGGCAAGGCGCGCACGGGCGGCCAGCGATTCGGTGAAATGGAAGTGTGGGCGCTCGAGGCGTACGGCGCGGCCTACATCCTCCAGGAGCTCCTCACCGTCAAGTCCGACGACGTCGAGGGCCGCACCAAGATCTACGAGTCCATGGTCAAGGGCACCAACAAGCTCGAGGCGGGCATGCCCGTCGCCTTCGACGTGCTCTGCAACGAGCTCAAGGGCCTGGGCCTGAACATCACGCTGGAGAAGAAGAAGCTGGAGGGCGGGAGCCTGCTGTAA